In Halobaculum sp. XH14, a single genomic region encodes these proteins:
- the ileS gene encoding isoleucine--tRNA ligase, with protein sequence MDDSDVSDQYAPGAVEDAVTERWDEEDAYEAATAAHADDPAFFFVDGPPYTTGQMHLGTAWNKTLKDTVIRHKRMTGHDVTDRPGYDMHGLPIETKVEQELGFDTKRDIEEFGMENFIEECREFAERNRENMDEDFQSIGAWMDWDDPYKTISPEYMEAAWWALSRVHDRGLVERGKRAISQCPRCETAIANNEVEYEEIESPSIYVKFPLREREGSLVIWTTTPWTIPANAFVAVGSDLTYQEVRATKDGETETLFLAESTVEDALGRGRYDDYEVVAEYGGEDLVGWTYEHPLAEEVPDHADFEGAGEVYTADYVEADRTGLVHSAPGHGQEDFERGQELGLETFCPVGGDGTFTDEGGNYAGQFVRDANDDITADLDAKGLLLANETHTHSYGHCWRCDTPIVFLATDQWFIRITEVKEELLANIDDSEWHPHSAREGRFRNFVEEAPDWNISRQRYWGIPLPIWVPEGEENPNMDDLLVVATREELAERADQDVDPETVDLHRPTVDDLTITEDGVTHERVPDVFDVWFDSSVATLGTIGYPSDQETFERLWPADLIIEAHDQTRGWFWSQLGMGTAALGESPYDEVLMHGFTTLGDGTKMSKSRGNIVTPEEAIEEVGRDPLRCYLLGHEQQGQDLAFEWDGLHAMQSTLNILWNVFRFPLPYMRLDGYDPADPDLDDGDLTVVDEWVLSRLQTTKAEMADAWDDYEVDDALNALLSFVTEDVSRFYVKAIRERMWEDEDSASKRGAYATMATLLDETTRLLAPFAPYLTERMYQHLDGGKTTVHQLDSPEADETLRDPDLERDMAVLRDVEEAAANARQRAERKLRWPVTRVVVESADGDVRGSVETLRDLLAERVNARTVDVTDSYGELVEVAEPEMSKLGPAFGGDAQGIMDAISGSVRADLEAGDGLSVAVEGETYELDPEMVSFHSQAPEGVVSAEFDGGTVYVDTELTEAIESEGYARDVVRRIQEMRKDLDLDVDEPIRVSLDVADDRVAGFVDEHREYVAEETRTAEFVDGVAERRETAVAGEFDLVEEWTVEGVAVTIGVARVAAEQQAD encoded by the coding sequence ATGGACGACAGCGACGTCTCGGACCAGTACGCGCCGGGGGCGGTCGAGGACGCCGTCACGGAGCGCTGGGACGAGGAGGACGCCTACGAGGCGGCCACGGCCGCACACGCCGACGACCCGGCGTTCTTCTTCGTGGACGGCCCGCCGTACACGACCGGACAGATGCACCTCGGCACGGCCTGGAACAAGACGCTGAAGGACACCGTCATCCGGCACAAGCGGATGACCGGCCACGACGTCACCGACCGGCCGGGCTACGACATGCACGGGCTCCCCATCGAGACGAAGGTGGAGCAGGAGCTCGGCTTCGACACGAAGCGTGACATCGAGGAGTTCGGCATGGAGAACTTCATCGAGGAGTGCCGCGAGTTCGCCGAGCGCAACCGCGAGAACATGGACGAGGACTTCCAGTCCATCGGCGCGTGGATGGACTGGGACGACCCGTACAAGACCATCTCGCCCGAGTACATGGAGGCGGCCTGGTGGGCGCTCTCGCGGGTCCACGACCGCGGGCTCGTCGAACGGGGCAAGCGCGCCATCTCGCAGTGTCCCCGCTGTGAGACGGCCATCGCCAACAACGAGGTCGAGTACGAGGAGATCGAGTCGCCATCGATCTACGTGAAGTTCCCCCTGCGCGAGCGTGAGGGGAGCCTCGTCATCTGGACGACGACGCCCTGGACCATCCCGGCGAACGCGTTCGTCGCGGTCGGCTCCGACCTCACGTACCAGGAGGTCAGGGCGACGAAGGACGGCGAGACGGAGACGCTGTTCCTCGCCGAATCGACCGTCGAGGACGCGCTCGGCCGCGGCCGCTACGACGACTACGAGGTCGTCGCCGAGTACGGCGGCGAGGACCTCGTCGGCTGGACGTACGAGCACCCGCTGGCCGAGGAAGTCCCCGACCACGCCGACTTCGAGGGCGCGGGCGAGGTGTACACCGCCGACTACGTCGAGGCCGACCGCACCGGCCTCGTCCACTCCGCGCCCGGCCACGGCCAGGAGGACTTCGAGCGCGGGCAGGAACTCGGCCTGGAGACGTTCTGCCCGGTCGGCGGCGACGGCACGTTCACCGACGAGGGGGGGAACTACGCCGGCCAGTTCGTCCGGGACGCCAACGACGACATCACCGCCGACCTGGACGCGAAGGGCCTGCTGCTCGCGAACGAGACCCACACCCACAGCTACGGCCACTGCTGGCGCTGTGACACGCCGATCGTGTTCCTGGCGACCGACCAGTGGTTCATCCGCATCACCGAGGTGAAGGAGGAACTGCTGGCGAACATCGACGACAGCGAGTGGCACCCCCACTCCGCCCGGGAAGGTCGCTTCCGCAACTTCGTCGAGGAGGCGCCCGACTGGAACATCTCCCGGCAGCGTTACTGGGGCATCCCGCTTCCCATCTGGGTGCCCGAGGGCGAGGAGAACCCGAACATGGACGACCTGCTCGTCGTCGCCACGCGCGAGGAACTCGCCGAGCGCGCGGACCAGGACGTCGACCCCGAGACCGTCGACCTCCACCGGCCGACCGTCGACGACCTCACCATCACCGAGGACGGCGTCACCCACGAGCGCGTGCCGGACGTGTTCGACGTCTGGTTCGACTCCTCGGTCGCCACGCTGGGCACCATCGGCTACCCGTCGGATCAGGAGACGTTCGAGCGATTGTGGCCCGCCGACCTCATCATCGAGGCCCACGACCAGACGCGCGGCTGGTTCTGGTCACAGCTCGGCATGGGCACCGCCGCGCTCGGCGAGTCCCCCTACGACGAGGTGCTGATGCACGGGTTCACGACGCTGGGGGACGGGACGAAGATGAGCAAGTCGCGGGGCAACATCGTCACCCCGGAGGAGGCGATCGAGGAGGTCGGGCGCGACCCGCTCCGGTGTTACCTGCTGGGTCACGAGCAGCAGGGTCAGGACCTCGCGTTCGAGTGGGACGGCCTGCACGCGATGCAGTCGACGCTCAACATCCTCTGGAACGTGTTCCGCTTCCCGCTGCCGTACATGCGTCTGGACGGGTACGACCCCGCCGACCCCGACCTGGACGACGGCGACCTGACCGTCGTGGACGAGTGGGTCCTGAGCCGGCTCCAGACCACGAAGGCCGAGATGGCCGACGCCTGGGACGACTACGAGGTGGACGACGCGCTGAACGCGCTGCTCTCGTTCGTCACCGAGGACGTCTCGCGCTTCTACGTGAAAGCCATCCGCGAGCGGATGTGGGAGGACGAGGACTCCGCGAGCAAGCGCGGCGCGTACGCCACGATGGCGACGCTGCTCGACGAGACGACGCGCCTGCTCGCGCCGTTCGCGCCGTATCTCACCGAGCGGATGTATCAGCACCTCGATGGGGGGAAGACGACGGTCCACCAGCTGGACTCCCCCGAGGCGGACGAGACGCTGCGGGACCCCGACCTGGAACGCGACATGGCGGTCCTCCGCGACGTGGAGGAGGCGGCCGCGAACGCCCGCCAGCGCGCCGAGCGCAAACTGCGCTGGCCGGTCACCCGCGTCGTCGTCGAGAGCGCCGACGGCGACGTCCGCGGGTCGGTCGAGACGCTCCGCGACCTGCTCGCCGAGCGCGTGAACGCCCGGACGGTCGACGTGACCGACTCCTACGGCGAACTCGTCGAGGTCGCCGAGCCCGAGATGTCGAAACTCGGCCCCGCGTTCGGCGGCGACGCCCAGGGGATCATGGACGCCATCAGTGGCAGCGTCCGCGCGGACCTCGAGGCGGGCGACGGCCTCTCGGTCGCGGTCGAGGGCGAGACGTACGAGCTCGACCCCGAGATGGTCAGCTTCCACTCGCAGGCACCCGAGGGCGTGGTGAGCGCCGAGTTCGACGGAGGGACCGTCTACGTCGACACGGAGCTCACGGAGGCCATCGAGTCGGAGGGGTACGCCCGCGACGTCGTGCGACGGATCCAGGAGATGCGCAAGGACCTCGACCTCGACGTCGACGAGCCGATCCGCGTCTCGCTCGACGTCGCCGACGACCGCGTCGCCGGCTTCGTGGACGAGCACCGCGAGTACGTCGCCGAGGAGACGCGGACCGCGGAGTTCGTGGACGGCGTCGCGGAGCGACGCGAAACGGCCGTCGCCGGGGAGTTCGACCTCGTCGAGGAGTGGACCGTCGAGGGCGTCGCCGTCACCATCGGCGTCGCCCGCGTCGCCGCCGAGCAGCAGGCGGACTGA
- a CDS encoding class I SAM-dependent methyltransferase, with protein MYHWRRRFRRIGIGVTVAVAGLALGTVVATGPAYVAGLALVFAGLWYGQSALKRLLVPAPWQSERWPYVPLRHALDLDGADRWLDVGCGTGRSLVALAGDDVGSDAEPVNDTRVTALDTFDARIILGNGARYARRNAATVGLNAAAVAGDATRLPVRSGSQDVVTACLLLHDLPRPDAVASLREARRVLADGGQIGLLEPHVTHERTDDVIGYWEAVLADEGFEVIASGEVSRGGSWYCYLVGSPSASAE; from the coding sequence GTGTACCACTGGCGGCGTCGCTTCCGCCGCATCGGCATCGGTGTGACCGTCGCGGTTGCCGGCCTGGCGCTGGGCACCGTCGTCGCCACCGGCCCGGCCTACGTGGCCGGACTCGCGCTGGTGTTCGCGGGGCTCTGGTACGGCCAGTCGGCGCTGAAGCGGCTGCTCGTCCCGGCACCGTGGCAGTCCGAGCGCTGGCCGTACGTGCCGCTCCGACACGCGCTCGACCTCGACGGGGCCGACCGATGGCTCGACGTCGGCTGCGGGACGGGGCGCTCGCTCGTGGCGCTCGCCGGGGACGACGTCGGGTCGGACGCCGAGCCCGTGAACGACACCCGGGTCACGGCGCTCGACACGTTCGACGCGCGGATCATCCTCGGCAACGGGGCGCGGTACGCCCGGCGGAACGCGGCGACTGTGGGGTTGAACGCGGCGGCCGTCGCGGGCGACGCGACGCGGCTCCCGGTCCGGAGCGGCTCTCAGGACGTCGTGACCGCGTGTCTGCTCCTGCACGACCTCCCGCGCCCGGACGCCGTGGCGTCGCTCCGGGAGGCCCGGCGAGTGCTAGCCGACGGCGGCCAGATCGGCCTGCTGGAGCCTCACGTGACCCACGAGCGGACGGACGACGTGATCGGCTACTGGGAGGCGGTGCTGGCGGACGAGGGGTTCGAGGTGATCGCCAGCGGCGAGGTGAGCCGCGGCGGTTCGTGGTACTGCTACCTCGTCGGGTCGCCGTCCGCGTCCGCGGAGTGA
- the glpK gene encoding glycerol kinase GlpK, producing the protein MSEEYVGAIDQGTTGTRFVVFDHAGRARATAYETHEQHYPEPGWVEHDATELWANTKLVVAGALEEAGIDAADLAAIGVTNQRETTVLWDAATGEPVHRAIVWQDRRTTERVEELDADGTGAEIRAKTGLNPDAYFSATKLEWLLDNASGDGAEGDGGDAGGGGDDTNDEGTLRARAAAGEVLFGTVDSWLVYNLTGGGAHVTDVTNASRTMLYDVHECDWDDDLLARFDVPGGCLPEVRPSSDADRYGHTDPDGFLGASVPVAGALGDQQAALFGQACFDPGDAKNTYGTGSFVLLNTGSEAIESEHGLLTTVAFQRSGEPVQYALEGSMFVTGAAVEWLEDVSLVGDAAETERLARSVDSPDGVYVVPAFAGLGAPHWDQRARGTIMGLTRGTRREHVVRATLESIAFLTRDVTDAMAADAGVDLDALRVDGGAVDNDFLCEVQADVLGADVVRAAVRETTALGAAYAAGLAVGYWDDLDALRANRRVDRTFDPEDGATTGSRYERWGEAVERSLDWARDADE; encoded by the coding sequence ATGTCCGAGGAATACGTCGGCGCGATCGACCAGGGGACGACCGGGACCCGGTTCGTCGTGTTCGACCACGCCGGTCGGGCCCGCGCGACCGCCTACGAGACCCACGAGCAGCACTACCCCGAACCCGGCTGGGTCGAACACGACGCGACGGAGCTCTGGGCGAACACGAAGCTCGTCGTCGCCGGAGCGCTCGAGGAGGCCGGCATCGACGCCGCCGACCTCGCCGCAATCGGGGTGACGAACCAGCGCGAGACGACGGTGCTGTGGGACGCGGCGACGGGGGAGCCGGTCCACCGGGCGATCGTCTGGCAGGACCGCCGCACCACCGAGCGCGTCGAGGAACTGGACGCCGACGGGACGGGGGCGGAGATCCGGGCGAAGACGGGGCTGAACCCCGACGCCTACTTCTCGGCGACGAAACTGGAGTGGCTCCTCGACAACGCAAGCGGCGATGGGGCGGAGGGTGACGGTGGCGATGCAGGCGGAGGCGGCGACGACACGAACGACGAGGGGACCCTCCGCGCCCGCGCCGCCGCGGGCGAGGTACTGTTCGGGACCGTGGACTCGTGGCTCGTCTACAACCTCACCGGCGGCGGCGCGCACGTGACCGACGTGACTAACGCCTCGCGGACGATGCTGTACGACGTCCACGAGTGCGACTGGGACGACGACCTGCTCGCGCGGTTCGACGTGCCCGGCGGCTGTCTCCCCGAAGTACGACCCTCCAGCGACGCCGACCGCTACGGGCACACGGACCCGGACGGGTTCCTCGGCGCGTCGGTCCCGGTCGCCGGCGCGCTCGGCGACCAGCAGGCGGCGCTGTTCGGCCAGGCCTGCTTCGACCCGGGCGACGCGAAGAACACCTACGGCACCGGGAGCTTCGTCCTGTTGAACACCGGTTCGGAGGCGATCGAGAGCGAGCACGGCCTGCTCACGACGGTCGCGTTCCAGCGTTCCGGCGAGCCGGTCCAGTACGCGCTGGAGGGGTCGATGTTCGTCACCGGCGCGGCCGTCGAGTGGCTCGAGGACGTCTCGCTCGTCGGTGACGCCGCCGAGACGGAACGGCTCGCGCGGTCGGTCGACTCGCCCGACGGCGTCTACGTCGTGCCGGCGTTCGCGGGGCTCGGCGCGCCCCACTGGGACCAGCGCGCCCGCGGCACGATTATGGGGCTCACGCGCGGCACCCGCCGGGAGCACGTCGTCAGGGCGACGCTCGAATCCATCGCGTTCCTGACCCGCGACGTGACCGACGCGATGGCGGCCGACGCCGGCGTCGACCTCGACGCGCTCCGGGTCGACGGCGGCGCGGTGGACAACGACTTCCTCTGTGAGGTGCAGGCGGACGTGCTCGGCGCGGACGTCGTCCGCGCGGCCGTGCGGGAGACGACCGCGCTCGGCGCGGCCTACGCGGCCGGCCTCGCCGTCGGCTACTGGGACGACCTCGACGCGCTCCGGGCGAACCGGCGGGTTGACCGGACGTTCGACCCCGAGGACGGCGCGACGACGGGGAGCCGGTACGAGCGGTGGGGCGAGGCGGTCGAGCGCTCGCTCGACTGGGCACGGGACGCGGACGAGTGA
- a CDS encoding FAD-dependent oxidoreductase: METDVLVVGGGATGVGVARDLAMRGVDVTLAERGGLSAGTTGRSHGVLHSGARYAESDPDGAAECIEENRVLRRIAADCVAETGGLFVSLAGDDDGYFDRKLDACREVGIDAGEIDALRARLSVGGLAGDLERAMQVPDGVVYPSRLVAATADDARGHGADVRTNAPIEAVHVADGTATGATVGGTRIDAEAVVNATGAWAGECAALAGVDLRMRPTRGVMVAVEYPTLGPVLNRCRDPADGDIVVPHRDRAVLGTTSVAVEDPDEFPQGAWEVDRVIEECAAMLPGLADAPVLDTYWGVRPLYEPAAAGEDERGISRDFALLDHADEGVDRFYSIVGGKLTTHRAMAEATADRVCADLDVAEPCRTAEEPLAAAGDPDRLDDLVAEFDARSPADADVVGSD, encoded by the coding sequence ATGGAGACGGACGTGCTCGTCGTGGGCGGCGGGGCGACCGGCGTCGGCGTCGCGCGGGACCTGGCGATGCGCGGCGTCGACGTGACGCTCGCCGAGCGCGGCGGCCTCTCGGCCGGAACGACCGGGCGCTCACACGGGGTGCTCCACTCGGGCGCGCGCTACGCCGAGTCGGACCCCGACGGCGCGGCCGAGTGCATCGAGGAGAACCGGGTTCTGCGGCGGATCGCGGCCGACTGCGTCGCCGAAACGGGCGGGCTGTTCGTCTCGCTCGCCGGCGACGACGACGGCTACTTCGACCGGAAGCTTGACGCCTGCCGGGAGGTCGGAATCGACGCCGGCGAGATCGACGCGCTCCGGGCGCGGCTGAGCGTGGGCGGGCTCGCGGGGGACCTGGAGCGGGCGATGCAGGTCCCAGACGGCGTCGTCTACCCCTCCCGGCTCGTCGCCGCGACGGCCGACGACGCCAGAGGACACGGCGCGGACGTTCGGACGAACGCGCCCATCGAAGCCGTCCACGTGGCGGACGGGACCGCCACGGGCGCGACGGTCGGGGGGACGCGCATCGACGCCGAGGCGGTGGTGAACGCGACCGGCGCGTGGGCGGGCGAGTGTGCCGCGCTCGCCGGGGTCGATCTGCGAATGCGGCCGACCCGTGGTGTGATGGTCGCGGTCGAGTACCCGACGCTCGGCCCCGTGCTGAACCGCTGTCGGGATCCCGCCGACGGCGACATCGTCGTTCCCCACCGGGATCGTGCGGTACTCGGCACGACGAGCGTCGCCGTCGAGGACCCGGACGAGTTCCCCCAGGGAGCGTGGGAAGTCGACCGCGTGATCGAGGAGTGTGCGGCGATGCTCCCGGGGCTCGCGGACGCACCCGTCCTCGACACCTACTGGGGGGTCAGACCGCTGTACGAACCCGCGGCGGCGGGCGAGGACGAGCGCGGCATCTCGCGGGACTTCGCGCTCCTCGACCACGCGGACGAGGGCGTCGACCGCTTCTACTCCATCGTGGGCGGGAAGCTCACCACCCACCGCGCGATGGCGGAGGCGACGGCCGACCGCGTCTGTGCGGACCTCGACGTGGCGGAACCGTGCCGCACGGCCGAGGAACCACTCGCCGCGGCCGGCGACCCCGACCGCCTCGACGACCTCGTGGCCGAGTTCGACGCTCGCTCGCCCGCCGACGCCGACGTGGTCGGCTCCGACTGA
- a CDS encoding HAD hydrolase family protein, whose amino-acid sequence MPATADDLDEFEDRIDPEDPTGPAVPPLALDIDGTLTTSAHTVDPRVFEVLPEWPAPVVVATGKAFPYPVALCHFVGIPERVIAENGGVVCVDGQVSYEGDPEPVRRATAAFRERGGDLGWDGADTVNRWRETEVAARRSADETMLRELAEEFDLNFIDSQYAYHLTSRGVSKGRALEAACETLELDPESFVAVGDSENDVELFGAVGESYAVANADEAAKGAADRVLEDGFMDGTMSVLNGLLDRV is encoded by the coding sequence ATGCCCGCCACAGCCGACGACCTCGACGAGTTCGAGGACCGCATCGACCCGGAGGACCCCACGGGGCCGGCCGTCCCGCCGCTGGCGCTCGACATCGACGGCACGCTCACCACGTCGGCCCACACCGTCGACCCGCGCGTGTTCGAGGTGCTCCCCGAGTGGCCCGCGCCGGTCGTCGTCGCGACCGGGAAGGCGTTTCCCTACCCCGTCGCGCTCTGTCACTTCGTGGGCATTCCCGAGCGCGTGATCGCCGAGAACGGCGGCGTCGTCTGCGTGGACGGGCAGGTCAGCTACGAGGGCGACCCGGAGCCGGTCCGCCGCGCGACGGCGGCGTTCCGGGAGCGCGGCGGCGACCTCGGCTGGGACGGGGCCGACACGGTGAACCGCTGGCGGGAGACGGAGGTCGCCGCGCGACGGAGCGCCGACGAGACGATGCTGCGAGAGCTCGCCGAGGAGTTCGACCTGAACTTCATCGACTCCCAGTACGCCTACCACCTCACCTCCCGCGGCGTGAGCAAGGGGCGGGCGCTGGAGGCCGCCTGCGAGACCCTCGAACTCGACCCCGAATCGTTCGTCGCGGTCGGCGACAGCGAGAACGACGTCGAACTGTTCGGCGCGGTCGGCGAGAGCTACGCGGTTGCGAACGCGGACGAGGCCGCGAAGGGGGCCGCGGACCGCGTCCTGGAGGACGGGTTCATGGACGGGACGATGAGCGTGCTGAACGGGCTGCTCGACCGGGTCTGA
- the cutA gene encoding divalent-cation tolerance protein CutA, with translation MPTLYVTAPPEAAPDIARTLVEERLAACVNRVPCESTYRWDGEVTVDEREAVLLVKTSDERVAEAAARVADLHPHETPCIERFEPDAVADSFAAWIDDATAAE, from the coding sequence ATGCCGACGCTGTACGTCACCGCGCCGCCGGAGGCGGCACCCGACATCGCGCGAACGCTTGTCGAGGAGCGCCTCGCGGCCTGCGTCAACCGCGTCCCCTGCGAGTCGACCTACCGGTGGGACGGCGAGGTCACCGTCGACGAACGGGAGGCGGTGCTGCTGGTGAAGACGAGCGACGAGCGGGTCGCCGAGGCGGCGGCGCGCGTCGCCGACCTCCACCCCCACGAGACGCCCTGCATCGAACGGTTCGAGCCGGACGCCGTTGCGGACTCGTTTGCGGCCTGGATCGACGACGCGACCGCGGCCGAGTGA
- a CDS encoding HEWD family protein, whose protein sequence is MSTRIRRPDRRECERCGRVERWSDDADAWRVDDGEGDVYCIHEWDINGSFVPFEKGGA, encoded by the coding sequence ATGTCCACGCGGATTCGGCGGCCGGACCGACGGGAGTGCGAGCGCTGCGGCCGGGTCGAGCGCTGGAGCGACGACGCGGACGCCTGGCGCGTCGACGACGGCGAGGGCGACGTCTACTGCATCCACGAGTGGGACATCAACGGCTCGTTCGTCCCGTTCGAGAAGGGCGGCGCCTGA
- a CDS encoding EthD family reductase, whose amino-acid sequence MIKVVEFVVRAEGDSHGEFAEYWLEEHSPVASELPGLERYVTSLPIDPERADYDGVLELYFEDLAAYKEAFDSAAGERTMADAAEFLEVGAGPRMIVEETVQVDER is encoded by the coding sequence GTGATCAAAGTCGTCGAGTTCGTCGTCCGCGCCGAGGGTGACAGCCACGGGGAGTTCGCCGAGTACTGGCTCGAGGAGCACAGCCCCGTCGCGTCGGAACTGCCGGGGCTCGAACGCTACGTCACGTCGCTCCCGATAGACCCCGAGCGGGCCGACTACGACGGCGTGCTGGAACTGTACTTCGAGGACCTGGCGGCCTACAAGGAGGCGTTCGATTCGGCGGCCGGCGAGCGGACGATGGCCGACGCCGCGGAGTTCCTCGAGGTCGGCGCCGGCCCGCGAATGATCGTCGAGGAGACGGTGCAGGTCGACGAACGCTGA
- a CDS encoding class I SAM-dependent methyltransferase, whose translation MGFHTYDVDRADALEDPDRFRYCSAEELRAALAVDTDATVADLGSGTGFYTDVVAPHVARCYAVDVQAAMHDLHREKPVPASVEFVTAGVADLPFADDALDAAFSTMTYHEYASDAALAELSRVVRPGGRVVTVDWTATGTGESGPPTDERFALGAAVSAFESAGFTVERAQTRVETFLLVARR comes from the coding sequence ATGGGTTTTCACACGTACGACGTGGACCGGGCGGACGCGCTGGAGGACCCGGACCGCTTTCGGTACTGTTCGGCCGAGGAACTGCGCGCGGCGCTGGCGGTCGACACGGACGCGACGGTCGCGGATCTGGGTAGCGGTACGGGCTTTTATACCGACGTCGTCGCGCCCCACGTCGCCCGCTGTTACGCGGTGGACGTACAGGCGGCGATGCACGACCTGCACCGCGAGAAGCCGGTTCCAGCCAGCGTCGAGTTCGTCACCGCCGGGGTGGCGGACCTCCCGTTCGCGGACGACGCGCTCGACGCCGCGTTCTCCACGATGACGTACCATGAGTACGCGAGCGACGCGGCGCTGGCGGAGCTCTCCCGGGTCGTTCGTCCCGGCGGGCGCGTCGTCACCGTCGACTGGACCGCGACCGGGACCGGCGAGTCGGGGCCGCCGACCGACGAGCGGTTCGCGCTCGGTGCTGCCGTCTCGGCGTTCGAGTCGGCCGGGTTCACCGTGGAGCGCGCGCAGACGCGGGTCGAGACGTTCCTGCTAGTCGCGCGGCGCTGA